TCTGGAAGAAGGATGCTCTAGAGTTGATCGTAAGGGAAGCCTGGCTGGTCGGGTTTAGTAAATAATGTATTTAAGTTGTTTGACGCGATACTCGAAGTTTGTTCAAATTTCGGCAAACCAGATTTCGATCGTTGTTGTCGAAGCAGCTAGTTGCCATTTAGATAACAATGGTCATAAACCTCAGCGTTGCGGTCAGCCCAAGGTATAACCTCTTCAGCCGTGTTGTAGACGAGTTCAAGCATGCACAGACAATCTCCTTCGGCAGTATGTGCGTTTTCGACTTCTCCACCAACGTATTTTTTGTAAAGTGTACCAAGCTTGAAATTCACCGTAGCAGGCTTGAGTTTGAGCGCCTTGAATGCTTGCATGGTGTCGAAGCAACGAAGGCCCATCTCGGCAGGCAACTCAACCCCAACATCTCTGAAATGCTGGGCTATTATACCAAAGTCAAACCGGTTTCCATTATGAGCGACCAAACAAACGGGTTGTGCCTGCATCCTCAAAAAGCTCTTCAAAAAATCAGCTACATCTCTGGAGAAAACACCCCGCTTATTACGAACGAGTAACTGACGTGTCAACCCTGTTAAACTCTCGGCAAATGAGCTCAGTTCCCTCGCCGGGTCGAAACACAGGATCAGTTTGTCAATGACACGCGGGAATCGTGGATGGGTAGTGATGGGTCCATTCACGAGTGCGGCCCGACTCACGGCACACAGGCACATCTCCGTAATTTTGCAGTCATCGCCGAGCCCAGTGGTCTCCaagtcaagaaaaacaaaagtcgATGCCATCTTCGGTATAGTGGAGATTGGAAAATTACTCTCAAAAGTTACAGTTAGATACTTGAAAGTGACTTGAATCTGACAAGTGTCTCGGTCTGCAACACTGTTAACAATGAAGTACAGACACCGTGAGGCGCGCTGTATAAGTACGCCCCAGTGATTGGTGGCGACACGTAGCTGTGCGAATGTTATGAGTTAAGCTACAATGTTATAGTATTCAACGAGGCAAacccgagttgaatggaacattccaccTTTCAACGAATAAGAGAATAATACACGTTGCGAAATAATTTGGGTTTTCCATTTTTGGGGGGAGAAATGGTAATGCGATTTTTTgctaatatcgtgatatcgcccaagcttatcgTGTATATGGACAAACTTGACCTTTGTGTGGACCCAAACATCAAAGCAGAGGGAACGGGCGTCTTCTCCGAAAAGATAAGGCACGCTTGTGGTGGACTATCTTGCCTTGCCAGGCAGACCTTGTGTGCCTAACTGTTAATTGCTTTAAAACCATGTTTTAAGTGCCACACAGAGCCATGGTTTTCATGGCACAACGcgttttttgttaaaggaacacgttgccttggatcggacgagttggtctataaaaagcgtttgaaaccgtttgttatgaaatgtatacggttagaaagatgttttaaaagtagaatataatgatccacacaagtatcactaaaaattgcacggttttctttttacgtcacGAACTATCACCGTCGGCcatattttatgggagtcaaaattttgactcccataaatggccgatcgtgttcttggacgaggtaaaaagaaaaccacgcaatttcgaggcatatttgtgtagatcattgtatactacttttaaatcatctttctaaccaaatgcattttataacaaacggtcacaaaacgcttttcaaagaccaactcgaccgatccaaggcggAAGGGGCGTCTTCTCCGCAAAGATAAAGGCAAGCTTTTGGTGGACTCCCCCGCCGTGCCAGGCCGCCACTGTACGCCCAGTGGGATCGAATCTCCGGCGAACAGA
This sequence is a window from Asterias rubens chromosome 19, eAstRub1.3, whole genome shotgun sequence. Protein-coding genes within it:
- the LOC117303298 gene encoding uncharacterized protein LOC117303298, giving the protein MESFLSSEEQVGNDDPVLPPQIQTFVFLDLETTCLEALDRPKIIEVCMIAIHRNSLSSSTSSGSDNTPKLPRVQDKLTLCVNPNKAVSHVSYEMTGLDNYNLVEESKRKIFDADLAKMLQLFLARQDAPVCLVAHNGNKFDFKLLRTELDKVGERFSGDVLCVDSREAFTQIDKVNNQASSPGKSVALGKIYQRFYGLPFPDAHNAESDVIALIKIIMNNSKVLIEWMDRNRVHFNQVEPYYSPFNSPSRPKKKPRMDLFSGGLRNIVHPEQISTDTDGGEFCSPEIRSHWAYSGGLARRGSPPKACLYLCGEDAPSALDRSKLITFAQLRVATNHWGVLIQRASRCLYFIVNSVADRDTCQIQVTFKYLTVTFESNFPISTIPKMASTFVFLDLETTGLGDDCKITEMCLCAVSRAALVNGPITTHPRFPRVIDKLILCFDPARELSSFAESLTGLTRQLLVRNKRGVFSRDVADFLKSFLRMQAQPVCLVAHNGNRFDFGIIAQHFRDVGVELPAEMGLRCFDTMQAFKALKLKPATVNFKLGTLYKKYVGGEVENAHTAEGDCLCMLELVYNTAEEVIPWADRNAEVYDHCYLNGN